Proteins from a single region of Equus asinus isolate D_3611 breed Donkey chromosome 17, EquAss-T2T_v2, whole genome shotgun sequence:
- the LOC106822083 gene encoding solute carrier family 22 member 10-like isoform X1 — translation MAFEELLDQVGGLGKFQILQMVLVLSSLMILVSHTLLENFTAAIPGHRCWVHILDNDTVFNNDTGVLSREVLLRISIPLDSNLKPEKCRRFLLPEWQLLHRNGTFPNMTDPVTEPCVDGWVYDQSSFSSTIVTEWDLVCDYQSQKSVVQFLFMAGMLVGMLVCGPLSDRFGRKVVLRCCLLLLAISGTCAAFAPTFLVYCLLRFLSGCSSMAIMMNSSMLIVEWTRSQSKAMVITLVSCALSMGQIILGGLAFVFREWRTLQLVVSVPFFALFLSSRWLRESARWLIVTNKPDEGLKELRKAAHTNGRKNAEETLNMEVLRSTMQEELEAAQNKTTMCDLFRTPKMRKRICLGSFLRFTNTLPFYGIFINLQHFGSNIFLFQVVFGVLTASGRCLALLSLNHMGRRITQMLFMFLMGFSLLVNIFVPQEMQTLRVALASVGIGSCAASSCSASVHLAELNPTVLRARASGLGLVIGRIGAALAPLLMILVVYLPTLPWIIYGVFPIIGGLVVFFLPETRNQPLPDTIQDVEKGKKLSRKVNEKDSYITVTKF, via the exons ATGGCCTTTGAGGAGCTCCTGGATCAGGTTGGTGGCCTGGGGAAATTCCAGATCCTTCAGATGGttttagttctttcttctctcaTGATACTAGTCTCTCATACATTATTGGAGAATTTCACTGCAGCCATTCCTGGTCATCGCTGCTGGGTCCACATCCTTGATAATGACACTGTCTTTAATAATGACACTGGGGTCCTCAGCCGTGAAGTCCTCCTGAGAATCTCCATCCCACTGGACTCAAACTTGAAGCCAGAGAAATGTCGTCGCTTCCTCCTCCCTGAGTGGCAGCTTCTTCATCGGAATGGGACCTTCCCCAACATGACCGACCCAGTCACGGAGCCCTGTGTGGATGGCTGGGTGTATGACCAAAGCTCCTTTTCCTCCACCATTGTGACGGAG TGGGACCTAGTATGTGACTATCAGTCACAGAAATCAGTGGTTCAGTTCCTATTCATGGCTggaatgctggtgggaatgctcGTATGTGGCCCTCTCTCAGACAG GTTTGGGCGAAAGGTGGTTCTCAGATGTTGTTTGCTCCTGCTGGCCATCTCTGGGACCTGCGCAGCCTTTGCTCCCACCTTCCTCGTTTACTGCTTACTACGCTTCTTGTCAGGTTGTTCTTCCATGGCCATCATGATGAATAGCAGTATGCTTA TTGTAGAGTGGACAAGGTCTCAGTCTAAAGCCATGGTAATAACACTGGTATCTTGTGCCCTTAGTATGGGACAGATAATCCTGGGAGGCCTGGCTTTTGTCTTTCGAGAGTGGCGCACCCTGCAGCTGGTGGTGTCTGTACCTTTCTTTGCCTTGTTTCTCTCCTCAAG GTGGCTGAGGGAGTCTGCTCGCTGGCTGATTGTCACCAATAAACCAGATGAAGGCTTAAAGGAACTTAGAAAAGCTGCACACACAAATGGAAGGAAGAATGCTGAAGAAACTCTGAACATGGAG GTTTTGAGATCCACCatgcaggaggagctggaggcagcACAGAACAAAACTACTATGTGTGACTTGTTCCGCACACCCAAAATGCGTAAAAGGATATGTCTCGGGTCCTTTTTGAG ATTTACAAACACATTACCCTTTTATGGCATCTTTATCAACCTACAGCACTTTGGAAGCAATATTTTCCTGTTCCAGGTAGTCTTTGGAGTTCTCACTGCCTCAGGTCGATGTCTTGCACTTTTATCACTGAACCATATGGGCCGTCGAATAACCCAGATGCTTTTCATGTTCCTGATGGGATTTTCCCTCTTGGTCAACATCTTTGTGCCCCAAG AAATGCAGACCCTACGTGTGGCTTTGGCAAGTGTGGGAATCGGCTCTTGTGCTGCCTCTTCCTGCAGTGCTTCTGTCCACTTGGCTGAGCTCAACCCAACTGTCCTCAG AGCAAGAGCTTCAGGATTAGGTTTAGTGATCGGCAGGATTGGGGCAGCACTGGCTCCCCTCTTGATGATCCTCGTGGTGTATCTTCCCACTTTGCCCTGGATCATCTATGGAGTCTTTCCCATCATTGGTGGTCTTGTTGTCTTCTTTCTACCTGAGACCAGGAATCAGCCTCTGCCTGACACCATCCAGGATGTGGAAAAAGG caaaaaactctcaagaaaagtaaatgaaaaagattCTTACATAACAGTGACAAAATTTTAA
- the LOC106822083 gene encoding solute carrier family 22 member 10-like isoform X2 gives MTDPVTEPCVDGWVYDQSSFSSTIVTEWDLVCDYQSQKSVVQFLFMAGMLVGMLVCGPLSDRFGRKVVLRCCLLLLAISGTCAAFAPTFLVYCLLRFLSGCSSMAIMMNSSMLIVEWTRSQSKAMVITLVSCALSMGQIILGGLAFVFREWRTLQLVVSVPFFALFLSSRWLRESARWLIVTNKPDEGLKELRKAAHTNGRKNAEETLNMEVLRSTMQEELEAAQNKTTMCDLFRTPKMRKRICLGSFLRFTNTLPFYGIFINLQHFGSNIFLFQVVFGVLTASGRCLALLSLNHMGRRITQMLFMFLMGFSLLVNIFVPQEMQTLRVALASVGIGSCAASSCSASVHLAELNPTVLRARASGLGLVIGRIGAALAPLLMILVVYLPTLPWIIYGVFPIIGGLVVFFLPETRNQPLPDTIQDVEKGKKLSRKVNEKDSYITVTKF, from the exons ATGACCGACCCAGTCACGGAGCCCTGTGTGGATGGCTGGGTGTATGACCAAAGCTCCTTTTCCTCCACCATTGTGACGGAG TGGGACCTAGTATGTGACTATCAGTCACAGAAATCAGTGGTTCAGTTCCTATTCATGGCTggaatgctggtgggaatgctcGTATGTGGCCCTCTCTCAGACAG GTTTGGGCGAAAGGTGGTTCTCAGATGTTGTTTGCTCCTGCTGGCCATCTCTGGGACCTGCGCAGCCTTTGCTCCCACCTTCCTCGTTTACTGCTTACTACGCTTCTTGTCAGGTTGTTCTTCCATGGCCATCATGATGAATAGCAGTATGCTTA TTGTAGAGTGGACAAGGTCTCAGTCTAAAGCCATGGTAATAACACTGGTATCTTGTGCCCTTAGTATGGGACAGATAATCCTGGGAGGCCTGGCTTTTGTCTTTCGAGAGTGGCGCACCCTGCAGCTGGTGGTGTCTGTACCTTTCTTTGCCTTGTTTCTCTCCTCAAG GTGGCTGAGGGAGTCTGCTCGCTGGCTGATTGTCACCAATAAACCAGATGAAGGCTTAAAGGAACTTAGAAAAGCTGCACACACAAATGGAAGGAAGAATGCTGAAGAAACTCTGAACATGGAG GTTTTGAGATCCACCatgcaggaggagctggaggcagcACAGAACAAAACTACTATGTGTGACTTGTTCCGCACACCCAAAATGCGTAAAAGGATATGTCTCGGGTCCTTTTTGAG ATTTACAAACACATTACCCTTTTATGGCATCTTTATCAACCTACAGCACTTTGGAAGCAATATTTTCCTGTTCCAGGTAGTCTTTGGAGTTCTCACTGCCTCAGGTCGATGTCTTGCACTTTTATCACTGAACCATATGGGCCGTCGAATAACCCAGATGCTTTTCATGTTCCTGATGGGATTTTCCCTCTTGGTCAACATCTTTGTGCCCCAAG AAATGCAGACCCTACGTGTGGCTTTGGCAAGTGTGGGAATCGGCTCTTGTGCTGCCTCTTCCTGCAGTGCTTCTGTCCACTTGGCTGAGCTCAACCCAACTGTCCTCAG AGCAAGAGCTTCAGGATTAGGTTTAGTGATCGGCAGGATTGGGGCAGCACTGGCTCCCCTCTTGATGATCCTCGTGGTGTATCTTCCCACTTTGCCCTGGATCATCTATGGAGTCTTTCCCATCATTGGTGGTCTTGTTGTCTTCTTTCTACCTGAGACCAGGAATCAGCCTCTGCCTGACACCATCCAGGATGTGGAAAAAGG caaaaaactctcaagaaaagtaaatgaaaaagattCTTACATAACAGTGACAAAATTTTAA